From one Triticum urartu cultivar G1812 chromosome 3, Tu2.1, whole genome shotgun sequence genomic stretch:
- the LOC125545321 gene encoding E3 ubiquitin-protein ligase BRE1-like 1 isoform X3 has product MGSTGEPDRKRRLSDSFVSPAKRPALPPSSDDKKLDFAVLKYRNQKLSEQLAVHKFEYHALEGKFDDLKQKQKAHHETQDLANKSWEHLVRDLKATSVCKSGFQNPSCSAGPSNVSTDGACIPKDKDFLSRLVETGATESSGCHLENHVHSSTTDVLQNILFSSNDSWHANKKSLLDLFAALPENERSRELRTTGTELSLQLNDAIQELSDLHLKHRRLTEKHHEERFLNARSKAEQKRLKEELASAVAELEESNHKLAVLKAQGDPTHGTPILFPTLGNKSLPEDNVRDKQKELQDLEACHKEFMDLISQRLVEIRRLHEDRIEILNKLSTFQNTLMDFKSISSSKAFQVLKDQLQKSQAELDHCRTLLEKLQVNKDKMIWQEREVNVKVDLSGIPHRVSLNCESSIAVLEQNRQKVVDEKNMLALKLEESSREPGRNQIISEFKALVSSLPGEMGAMQTELSKYKDDASELHSLRAEVHSVSDILARKEHTINESLCRSAHAGSEIRDLRSRICELRQTNCELKLFVEMYKRDSTDSRDLLESKDREYCEWAHVHSLKSSLDESRLERRVKAAIEAEAMSQQRLASGEAEIAELRGKMESARRDIGSLSELLKSKHEEGEAYLSEIESIGQAYEDIQTQNQQLLQQIIERDDHNTKRWLRWEGWRQRNGSEKMAAACFLAFSSLGRVQGFPCFLLPQMCSSSGISMVFDADINT; this is encoded by the exons ATGGGCAGCACCGGTGAGCCCGATCGGAAGCGGCGGCTCTCTGACTCCTTTGTATCTCCCGCCAAGCGCCCAGCGCTTCCGCCTTCCTCCGACGACAAGAAG CTTGATTTCGCTGTACTTAAATACAGAAACCAAAAGCTTTCAGAACAGCTAGCAGTCCATAAGTTTGAGTACCATGCCCTCGAGGGTAAATTTGACGATCTCAAGCAGAAACAGAAGGCTCACCATGAGACCCAAGATTTAGCTAACAAGTCTTGGGAGCAT CTTGTGAGAGATTTGAAGGCTACTTCTGTTTGCAAAAGTGGATTTCAAAATCCTTCTTGCAGTGCAGGTCCTAGCAACGTGTCTACAG ATGGCGCATGCATCCCAAAAGACAAGGACTTCCTTAGCAGACTTGTTGAGACAGGTGCCACAGAAAGTTCAGGTTGCCATTTGGAAAACCATGTACACTCGTCAACTACTGATGTGCTGCAGAATATATTGTTCTCATCAAATGATTCATGGCATGCAAATAAGAAGTCGCTGTTAGATCTCTTTGCGGCATTACCTGAAAATG AGCGTAGTAGGGAACTGCGAACTACTGGTACTGAGCTGTCACTACAGCTTAATGATGCCATACAAGAACTTAGTGATCTCCACTTGAAACACAGGCGGTTAACAGAGAAGCACCACGAAGAGAGATTTTTAAACGCTCGAAGCAAAGCTGAACAGAAACGCCTTAAAG AGGAGTTGGCAAGTGCTGTTGCTGAGTTGGAAGAAAGCAACCACAAATTGGCAGTCCTCAAAGCACAGGGAGACCCTACACATGGTACTCCAATCTTATTTCCAACTTTAGGAAATAAAAGCTTGCCTGAGGATAATGTCAGAGACAAACAAAAGGAATTGCAGGATCTAGAGGCATGTCACAAGGAGTTTATG GATCTGATTTCACAACGTTTGGTGGAAATAAGGAGACTTCATGAAGACAGAATTGAAATTTTGAACAAGTTGTCTACCTTCCAG AACACTTTGATGGATTTTAAGAGCATTTCTTCTTCAAAAGCTTTCCAAGTTCTGAAGGATCAACTCCAAAAGTCACAAGCAGAGTTGGACCACTGCCGAACACTATTAGAGAAATTACAG GTCAATAAGGATAAAATGATATGGCAAGAAAGGGAAGTTAATGTAAAAGTTGATCTGTCTGGAATTCCTCATAGGGTATCTCTGAATTGTGAGTCAAGCATTGCAGTTTTAGAACAGAATCGGCAGAAAGTAGTTGATGAAAAGAATATGCTTGCGCTGAAACTTGAAGAATCTTCGAGAGAACCTG GTCGGAACCAAATCATATCAGAATTTAAAGCGCTGGTGTCATCACTGCCAGGAGAAATGGGTGCCATGCAAACTGAATTATCCAAGTACAAGGATGATGCTTCAGAATTGCATTCTTTGCGAGCCGAAGTTCACTCTGTTTCTGATATTCTGGCTAGAAAG GAGCACACTATCAACGAATCATTATGTAGATCTGCTCATGCTGGATCTGAGATAAGGGATCTACGATCCAGG ATTTGTGAACTAAGGCAAACGAATTGCGAGTTGAAGCTCTTTGTGGAAATGTATAAACGCGATTCTACTGATTCAAG AGATTTGCTGGAGTCCAAAGATAGAGAATATTGTGAATGGGCTCATGTCCATAGCCTCAAATCTTCTCTTGATGAGAGTAGGCTAGAACGGCGTGTTAAGGCAGCCATTGAAGCTGAAGCAATGTCTCAGCAGAGACTAGCAAGTGGTGAAGCTGAGATTGCTGAATTAAGGGGGAAGATGGAGAGTGCCAGAAG GGATATTGGTAGTTTATCTGAATTATTGAAATCAAAACATGAAGAAGGTGAAGCGTACCTGTCAGAGATTGAG AGTATTGGGCAAGCATATGAAGATATACAAACACAAAATCAACAATTGCTACAGCAAATTATTGAGAGAGATGACCACAATACAAAG CGGTGGCTCAGGTGGGAGGGGTGGAGGCAGCGCAACGGTTCGGAGAAGATGGCGGCAGCGTGCTTCCTTGCTTTCTCCTCCCTTGGACGTGTTCAGGGTTTTCCTTGTTTTCTCCTCCCTCAGATGTGTTCATCGTCAGGAATTTCTATGGTTTTTGATGCAGATATCAACACATGA
- the LOC125545321 gene encoding E3 ubiquitin-protein ligase BRE1-like 1 isoform X1 encodes MGSTGEPDRKRRLSDSFVSPAKRPALPPSSDDKKLDFAVLKYRNQKLSEQLAVHKFEYHALEGKFDDLKQKQKAHHETQDLANKSWEHLVRDLKATSVCKSGFQNPSCSAGPSNVSTDGACIPKDKDFLSRLVETGATESSGCHLENHVHSSTTDVLQNILFSSNDSWHANKKSLLDLFAALPENERSRELRTTGTELSLQLNDAIQELSDLHLKHRRLTEKHHEERFLNARSKAEQKRLKEELASAVAELEESNHKLAVLKAQGDPTHGTPILFPTLGNKSLPEDNVRDKQKELQDLEACHKEFMDLISQRLVEIRRLHEDRIEILNKLSTFQNTLMDFKSISSSKAFQVLKDQLQKSQAELDHCRTLLEKLQVNKDKMIWQEREVNVKVDLSGIPHRVSLNCESSIAVLEQNRQKVVDEKNMLALKLEESSREPGRNQIISEFKALVSSLPGEMGAMQTELSKYKDDASELHSLRAEVHSVSDILARKEHTINESLCRSAHAGSEIRDLRSRICELRQTNCELKLFVEMYKRDSTDSRDLLESKDREYCEWAHVHSLKSSLDESRLERRVKAAIEAEAMSQQRLASGEAEIAELRGKMESARRDIGSLSELLKSKHEEGEAYLSEIESIGQAYEDIQTQNQQLLQQIIERDDHNTKIFMEGVKVKQAQDTLHLGVCNLNRNLRQAKSLMNLYKDKVAQLDDKLKVWSEQIGRLSEDGRRHSVSSGNAQRKLVDLQGEAQQLRPSMDEVQAKVGRNRLEVAGLLVELEKDRFSKRRIEDDLESMSRKASSLRVKTEASSLLEKVHQEVNEYRGILKCGVCRDRQKEVVITKCYHLFCNDCIQKLLRNRQRRCPSCGLSFGANDVKPIYI; translated from the exons ATGGGCAGCACCGGTGAGCCCGATCGGAAGCGGCGGCTCTCTGACTCCTTTGTATCTCCCGCCAAGCGCCCAGCGCTTCCGCCTTCCTCCGACGACAAGAAG CTTGATTTCGCTGTACTTAAATACAGAAACCAAAAGCTTTCAGAACAGCTAGCAGTCCATAAGTTTGAGTACCATGCCCTCGAGGGTAAATTTGACGATCTCAAGCAGAAACAGAAGGCTCACCATGAGACCCAAGATTTAGCTAACAAGTCTTGGGAGCAT CTTGTGAGAGATTTGAAGGCTACTTCTGTTTGCAAAAGTGGATTTCAAAATCCTTCTTGCAGTGCAGGTCCTAGCAACGTGTCTACAG ATGGCGCATGCATCCCAAAAGACAAGGACTTCCTTAGCAGACTTGTTGAGACAGGTGCCACAGAAAGTTCAGGTTGCCATTTGGAAAACCATGTACACTCGTCAACTACTGATGTGCTGCAGAATATATTGTTCTCATCAAATGATTCATGGCATGCAAATAAGAAGTCGCTGTTAGATCTCTTTGCGGCATTACCTGAAAATG AGCGTAGTAGGGAACTGCGAACTACTGGTACTGAGCTGTCACTACAGCTTAATGATGCCATACAAGAACTTAGTGATCTCCACTTGAAACACAGGCGGTTAACAGAGAAGCACCACGAAGAGAGATTTTTAAACGCTCGAAGCAAAGCTGAACAGAAACGCCTTAAAG AGGAGTTGGCAAGTGCTGTTGCTGAGTTGGAAGAAAGCAACCACAAATTGGCAGTCCTCAAAGCACAGGGAGACCCTACACATGGTACTCCAATCTTATTTCCAACTTTAGGAAATAAAAGCTTGCCTGAGGATAATGTCAGAGACAAACAAAAGGAATTGCAGGATCTAGAGGCATGTCACAAGGAGTTTATG GATCTGATTTCACAACGTTTGGTGGAAATAAGGAGACTTCATGAAGACAGAATTGAAATTTTGAACAAGTTGTCTACCTTCCAG AACACTTTGATGGATTTTAAGAGCATTTCTTCTTCAAAAGCTTTCCAAGTTCTGAAGGATCAACTCCAAAAGTCACAAGCAGAGTTGGACCACTGCCGAACACTATTAGAGAAATTACAG GTCAATAAGGATAAAATGATATGGCAAGAAAGGGAAGTTAATGTAAAAGTTGATCTGTCTGGAATTCCTCATAGGGTATCTCTGAATTGTGAGTCAAGCATTGCAGTTTTAGAACAGAATCGGCAGAAAGTAGTTGATGAAAAGAATATGCTTGCGCTGAAACTTGAAGAATCTTCGAGAGAACCTG GTCGGAACCAAATCATATCAGAATTTAAAGCGCTGGTGTCATCACTGCCAGGAGAAATGGGTGCCATGCAAACTGAATTATCCAAGTACAAGGATGATGCTTCAGAATTGCATTCTTTGCGAGCCGAAGTTCACTCTGTTTCTGATATTCTGGCTAGAAAG GAGCACACTATCAACGAATCATTATGTAGATCTGCTCATGCTGGATCTGAGATAAGGGATCTACGATCCAGG ATTTGTGAACTAAGGCAAACGAATTGCGAGTTGAAGCTCTTTGTGGAAATGTATAAACGCGATTCTACTGATTCAAG AGATTTGCTGGAGTCCAAAGATAGAGAATATTGTGAATGGGCTCATGTCCATAGCCTCAAATCTTCTCTTGATGAGAGTAGGCTAGAACGGCGTGTTAAGGCAGCCATTGAAGCTGAAGCAATGTCTCAGCAGAGACTAGCAAGTGGTGAAGCTGAGATTGCTGAATTAAGGGGGAAGATGGAGAGTGCCAGAAG GGATATTGGTAGTTTATCTGAATTATTGAAATCAAAACATGAAGAAGGTGAAGCGTACCTGTCAGAGATTGAG AGTATTGGGCAAGCATATGAAGATATACAAACACAAAATCAACAATTGCTACAGCAAATTATTGAGAGAGATGACCACAATACAAAG ATCTTTATGGAAGGCGTTAAGGTGAAACAGGCACAGGATACTTTGCATTTAGGGGTATGCAACCTGAACAGGAATTTACGGCAGGCAAAGAGCTTGATGAATCTCTACAAAGATAAAGTTGCCCAGTTAGACGACAAG TTAAAAGTTTGGTCAGAGCAGATAGGGAGACTTTCAGAGGATGGACGGCGACATTCTGTATCTTCAGGCAATGCTCAACGAAAGCTGGTGGATCTACAGGGAGAGGCTCAACAATTGAGACCGTCAATGGATGAAGTACAAGCCAAGGTTGGGAGGAATCGACTAGAAGTTGCTGGGTTGCTTGTAGAACTAGAGAAGGATAG GTTTAGTAAGAGGAGAATTGAGGATGACTTGGAATCGATGTCAAGGAAAGCTAGTTCTCTTAGAGTGAAGACAGAAGCCTCGTCGTTGTTGGAAAAGGTTCATCAGGAGGTCAATGAGTACAGGGGAATATTGAAGTGCGGTGTCTGCCGCGACCGACAGAAAGAG GTCGTGATCACCAAGTGCTACCATCTTTTCTGCAATGACTGTATACAGAAGTTGCTTCGAAACCGCCAGCGAAGATGTCCTTCCTGTGGATTAAGCTTTGGGGCCAATGATGTGAAGCCGATTTATATATGA
- the LOC125545321 gene encoding E3 ubiquitin-protein ligase BRE1-like 1 isoform X2 translates to MLDFAVLKYRNQKLSEQLAVHKFEYHALEGKFDDLKQKQKAHHETQDLANKSWEHLVRDLKATSVCKSGFQNPSCSAGPSNVSTDGACIPKDKDFLSRLVETGATESSGCHLENHVHSSTTDVLQNILFSSNDSWHANKKSLLDLFAALPENERSRELRTTGTELSLQLNDAIQELSDLHLKHRRLTEKHHEERFLNARSKAEQKRLKEELASAVAELEESNHKLAVLKAQGDPTHGTPILFPTLGNKSLPEDNVRDKQKELQDLEACHKEFMDLISQRLVEIRRLHEDRIEILNKLSTFQNTLMDFKSISSSKAFQVLKDQLQKSQAELDHCRTLLEKLQVNKDKMIWQEREVNVKVDLSGIPHRVSLNCESSIAVLEQNRQKVVDEKNMLALKLEESSREPGRNQIISEFKALVSSLPGEMGAMQTELSKYKDDASELHSLRAEVHSVSDILARKEHTINESLCRSAHAGSEIRDLRSRICELRQTNCELKLFVEMYKRDSTDSRDLLESKDREYCEWAHVHSLKSSLDESRLERRVKAAIEAEAMSQQRLASGEAEIAELRGKMESARRDIGSLSELLKSKHEEGEAYLSEIESIGQAYEDIQTQNQQLLQQIIERDDHNTKIFMEGVKVKQAQDTLHLGVCNLNRNLRQAKSLMNLYKDKVAQLDDKLKVWSEQIGRLSEDGRRHSVSSGNAQRKLVDLQGEAQQLRPSMDEVQAKVGRNRLEVAGLLVELEKDRFSKRRIEDDLESMSRKASSLRVKTEASSLLEKVHQEVNEYRGILKCGVCRDRQKEVVITKCYHLFCNDCIQKLLRNRQRRCPSCGLSFGANDVKPIYI, encoded by the exons ATG CTTGATTTCGCTGTACTTAAATACAGAAACCAAAAGCTTTCAGAACAGCTAGCAGTCCATAAGTTTGAGTACCATGCCCTCGAGGGTAAATTTGACGATCTCAAGCAGAAACAGAAGGCTCACCATGAGACCCAAGATTTAGCTAACAAGTCTTGGGAGCAT CTTGTGAGAGATTTGAAGGCTACTTCTGTTTGCAAAAGTGGATTTCAAAATCCTTCTTGCAGTGCAGGTCCTAGCAACGTGTCTACAG ATGGCGCATGCATCCCAAAAGACAAGGACTTCCTTAGCAGACTTGTTGAGACAGGTGCCACAGAAAGTTCAGGTTGCCATTTGGAAAACCATGTACACTCGTCAACTACTGATGTGCTGCAGAATATATTGTTCTCATCAAATGATTCATGGCATGCAAATAAGAAGTCGCTGTTAGATCTCTTTGCGGCATTACCTGAAAATG AGCGTAGTAGGGAACTGCGAACTACTGGTACTGAGCTGTCACTACAGCTTAATGATGCCATACAAGAACTTAGTGATCTCCACTTGAAACACAGGCGGTTAACAGAGAAGCACCACGAAGAGAGATTTTTAAACGCTCGAAGCAAAGCTGAACAGAAACGCCTTAAAG AGGAGTTGGCAAGTGCTGTTGCTGAGTTGGAAGAAAGCAACCACAAATTGGCAGTCCTCAAAGCACAGGGAGACCCTACACATGGTACTCCAATCTTATTTCCAACTTTAGGAAATAAAAGCTTGCCTGAGGATAATGTCAGAGACAAACAAAAGGAATTGCAGGATCTAGAGGCATGTCACAAGGAGTTTATG GATCTGATTTCACAACGTTTGGTGGAAATAAGGAGACTTCATGAAGACAGAATTGAAATTTTGAACAAGTTGTCTACCTTCCAG AACACTTTGATGGATTTTAAGAGCATTTCTTCTTCAAAAGCTTTCCAAGTTCTGAAGGATCAACTCCAAAAGTCACAAGCAGAGTTGGACCACTGCCGAACACTATTAGAGAAATTACAG GTCAATAAGGATAAAATGATATGGCAAGAAAGGGAAGTTAATGTAAAAGTTGATCTGTCTGGAATTCCTCATAGGGTATCTCTGAATTGTGAGTCAAGCATTGCAGTTTTAGAACAGAATCGGCAGAAAGTAGTTGATGAAAAGAATATGCTTGCGCTGAAACTTGAAGAATCTTCGAGAGAACCTG GTCGGAACCAAATCATATCAGAATTTAAAGCGCTGGTGTCATCACTGCCAGGAGAAATGGGTGCCATGCAAACTGAATTATCCAAGTACAAGGATGATGCTTCAGAATTGCATTCTTTGCGAGCCGAAGTTCACTCTGTTTCTGATATTCTGGCTAGAAAG GAGCACACTATCAACGAATCATTATGTAGATCTGCTCATGCTGGATCTGAGATAAGGGATCTACGATCCAGG ATTTGTGAACTAAGGCAAACGAATTGCGAGTTGAAGCTCTTTGTGGAAATGTATAAACGCGATTCTACTGATTCAAG AGATTTGCTGGAGTCCAAAGATAGAGAATATTGTGAATGGGCTCATGTCCATAGCCTCAAATCTTCTCTTGATGAGAGTAGGCTAGAACGGCGTGTTAAGGCAGCCATTGAAGCTGAAGCAATGTCTCAGCAGAGACTAGCAAGTGGTGAAGCTGAGATTGCTGAATTAAGGGGGAAGATGGAGAGTGCCAGAAG GGATATTGGTAGTTTATCTGAATTATTGAAATCAAAACATGAAGAAGGTGAAGCGTACCTGTCAGAGATTGAG AGTATTGGGCAAGCATATGAAGATATACAAACACAAAATCAACAATTGCTACAGCAAATTATTGAGAGAGATGACCACAATACAAAG ATCTTTATGGAAGGCGTTAAGGTGAAACAGGCACAGGATACTTTGCATTTAGGGGTATGCAACCTGAACAGGAATTTACGGCAGGCAAAGAGCTTGATGAATCTCTACAAAGATAAAGTTGCCCAGTTAGACGACAAG TTAAAAGTTTGGTCAGAGCAGATAGGGAGACTTTCAGAGGATGGACGGCGACATTCTGTATCTTCAGGCAATGCTCAACGAAAGCTGGTGGATCTACAGGGAGAGGCTCAACAATTGAGACCGTCAATGGATGAAGTACAAGCCAAGGTTGGGAGGAATCGACTAGAAGTTGCTGGGTTGCTTGTAGAACTAGAGAAGGATAG GTTTAGTAAGAGGAGAATTGAGGATGACTTGGAATCGATGTCAAGGAAAGCTAGTTCTCTTAGAGTGAAGACAGAAGCCTCGTCGTTGTTGGAAAAGGTTCATCAGGAGGTCAATGAGTACAGGGGAATATTGAAGTGCGGTGTCTGCCGCGACCGACAGAAAGAG GTCGTGATCACCAAGTGCTACCATCTTTTCTGCAATGACTGTATACAGAAGTTGCTTCGAAACCGCCAGCGAAGATGTCCTTCCTGTGGATTAAGCTTTGGGGCCAATGATGTGAAGCCGATTTATATATGA
- the LOC125545321 gene encoding E3 ubiquitin-protein ligase BRE1-like 1 isoform X5, which produces MGSTGEPDRKRRLSDSFVSPAKRPALPPSSDDKKLDFAVLKYRNQKLSEQLAVHKFEYHALEGKFDDLKQKQKAHHETQDLANKSWEHLVRDLKATSVCKSGFQNPSCSAGPSNVSTDGACIPKDKDFLSRLVETGATESSGCHLENHVHSSTTDVLQNILFSSNDSWHANKKSLLDLFAALPENERSRELRTTGTELSLQLNDAIQELSDLHLKHRRLTEKHHEERFLNARSKAEQKRLKEELASAVAELEESNHKLAVLKAQGDPTHGTPILFPTLGNKSLPEDNVRDKQKELQDLEACHKEFMDLISQRLVEIRRLHEDRIEILNKLSTFQNTLMDFKSISSSKAFQVLKDQLQKSQAELDHCRTLLEKLQVNKDKMIWQEREVNVKVDLSGIPHRVSLNCESSIAVLEQNRQKVVDEKNMLALKLEESSREPGRNQIISEFKALVSSLPGEMGAMQTELSKYKDDASELHSLRAEVHSVSDILARKEHTINESLCRSAHAGSEIRDLRSRICELRQTNCELKLFVEMYKRDSTDSRDLLESKDREYCEWAHVHSLKSSLDESRLERRVKAAIEAEAMSQQRLASGEAEIAELRGKMESARRDIGSLSELLKSKHEEGEAYLSEIESIGQAYEDIQTQNQQLLQQIIERDDHNTKGAETGILCAKAQESVPFSLATSSSMSFCCQLVSSTILQHTILSLYFY; this is translated from the exons ATGGGCAGCACCGGTGAGCCCGATCGGAAGCGGCGGCTCTCTGACTCCTTTGTATCTCCCGCCAAGCGCCCAGCGCTTCCGCCTTCCTCCGACGACAAGAAG CTTGATTTCGCTGTACTTAAATACAGAAACCAAAAGCTTTCAGAACAGCTAGCAGTCCATAAGTTTGAGTACCATGCCCTCGAGGGTAAATTTGACGATCTCAAGCAGAAACAGAAGGCTCACCATGAGACCCAAGATTTAGCTAACAAGTCTTGGGAGCAT CTTGTGAGAGATTTGAAGGCTACTTCTGTTTGCAAAAGTGGATTTCAAAATCCTTCTTGCAGTGCAGGTCCTAGCAACGTGTCTACAG ATGGCGCATGCATCCCAAAAGACAAGGACTTCCTTAGCAGACTTGTTGAGACAGGTGCCACAGAAAGTTCAGGTTGCCATTTGGAAAACCATGTACACTCGTCAACTACTGATGTGCTGCAGAATATATTGTTCTCATCAAATGATTCATGGCATGCAAATAAGAAGTCGCTGTTAGATCTCTTTGCGGCATTACCTGAAAATG AGCGTAGTAGGGAACTGCGAACTACTGGTACTGAGCTGTCACTACAGCTTAATGATGCCATACAAGAACTTAGTGATCTCCACTTGAAACACAGGCGGTTAACAGAGAAGCACCACGAAGAGAGATTTTTAAACGCTCGAAGCAAAGCTGAACAGAAACGCCTTAAAG AGGAGTTGGCAAGTGCTGTTGCTGAGTTGGAAGAAAGCAACCACAAATTGGCAGTCCTCAAAGCACAGGGAGACCCTACACATGGTACTCCAATCTTATTTCCAACTTTAGGAAATAAAAGCTTGCCTGAGGATAATGTCAGAGACAAACAAAAGGAATTGCAGGATCTAGAGGCATGTCACAAGGAGTTTATG GATCTGATTTCACAACGTTTGGTGGAAATAAGGAGACTTCATGAAGACAGAATTGAAATTTTGAACAAGTTGTCTACCTTCCAG AACACTTTGATGGATTTTAAGAGCATTTCTTCTTCAAAAGCTTTCCAAGTTCTGAAGGATCAACTCCAAAAGTCACAAGCAGAGTTGGACCACTGCCGAACACTATTAGAGAAATTACAG GTCAATAAGGATAAAATGATATGGCAAGAAAGGGAAGTTAATGTAAAAGTTGATCTGTCTGGAATTCCTCATAGGGTATCTCTGAATTGTGAGTCAAGCATTGCAGTTTTAGAACAGAATCGGCAGAAAGTAGTTGATGAAAAGAATATGCTTGCGCTGAAACTTGAAGAATCTTCGAGAGAACCTG GTCGGAACCAAATCATATCAGAATTTAAAGCGCTGGTGTCATCACTGCCAGGAGAAATGGGTGCCATGCAAACTGAATTATCCAAGTACAAGGATGATGCTTCAGAATTGCATTCTTTGCGAGCCGAAGTTCACTCTGTTTCTGATATTCTGGCTAGAAAG GAGCACACTATCAACGAATCATTATGTAGATCTGCTCATGCTGGATCTGAGATAAGGGATCTACGATCCAGG ATTTGTGAACTAAGGCAAACGAATTGCGAGTTGAAGCTCTTTGTGGAAATGTATAAACGCGATTCTACTGATTCAAG AGATTTGCTGGAGTCCAAAGATAGAGAATATTGTGAATGGGCTCATGTCCATAGCCTCAAATCTTCTCTTGATGAGAGTAGGCTAGAACGGCGTGTTAAGGCAGCCATTGAAGCTGAAGCAATGTCTCAGCAGAGACTAGCAAGTGGTGAAGCTGAGATTGCTGAATTAAGGGGGAAGATGGAGAGTGCCAGAAG GGATATTGGTAGTTTATCTGAATTATTGAAATCAAAACATGAAGAAGGTGAAGCGTACCTGTCAGAGATTGAG AGTATTGGGCAAGCATATGAAGATATACAAACACAAAATCAACAATTGCTACAGCAAATTATTGAGAGAGATGACCACAATACAAAG GGAGCAGAAACTGGCATACTTTGCGCAAAAGCACAAGAATCTGTTCCATTTTCTTTGGCAACATCATCTTCCATGTCATTTTGTTGCCAGCTAGTCAGTTCGACTATTCTGCAACATACTATTTTATCACTTTATTTTTACTGA